Below is a genomic region from Desulfatiglans sp..
TCAATCATCTTATAAATGACTGCATTGTAATGGGGGCAGAGCCTTTAGCAGTTCAGGACCTGGTTATTTGCGGCAAGCTGGAAAAACCTGTTGTCACACGTGTAGTTTCTGCTATTGCTGCGGCCTGTCAGGCCCAGGGTTGTGTGCTGACCGGTGGTGAAACAACAGAGCAGCCTGATATTGTCCCTGAAAAGACATACATCCTTGGCTCAAGTATTGTAGGCATAGTAGAGCGAGATAAAATTATTGATGGCTCAAAGATTAAACCTGGCGATGTTGTTATTGCACTCAGGTCATCCGGGCCTCATACGAATGGTTATACCTTAATCCGGGATTTGTTAGTAAAAAATCCAGCCTTGGCTAAAGAACCGATTGGATCAACAACATTCATTGATGCTGTGCTGGAACCTCACAAGTGCTACTATAATTCTGTAAAGGGTTTGTTTGACAATCACCTTCTGGGCATGGCTCATATCACAGGCGGCGGAATCAGGGAAAACCTTAACCGGATATTGCCAAAGAATGTGGATGCGAGTATCGACCTTGAAAAATATGAGGTACCTGAAGTCTTCAAGGTGATCCAGAAGGCTTCAAATGGTTCTCTTGACAGTATGCTTCGTACCTTTAATATGGGCATTGGCCTTACACTGGTCTCACGACCGGAAATGGTGCAGCCTGTTCTTGATCATTTGTATGAATGTGGGGAGCAGGCCTATGTTATTGGTAATATAATTGCCGGTTCAGGTAAAGTTCAGTGTCATGGCGCTTTATTTAAGGAATAATATATCTTGAAAAAACTGTCGTCTGGAGTAAAGTTACCTTTAAATAGTTAACTACCCCTGTGGTTTCGACCCAGGGTGCGGGGCCGAGTGATCGGCCCCTGCTTTTTATACAGGGACCATATGAGAACTGCGATCTATGTTGACGGTTTTAACCTATACTATAGAGCGTTAAAAGGCACACCTTATAAGTGGCTTGATATCAAATTATTGGTTTCCAATCTGTTACAACCCCAAAATAAAATTATCGGATTACTCTCGCCTGTTATTGAAGGACATCCATCGAACGAACTACAGAAATATGCCCATTTTGTTAAAAGAATCAGAAAAGGGGTTCTTGAGGCATGTTTTCTTTAAACATGGAGACCCTCTTGTGATCAATGCTGCTTCTGGGGTAGATGCTGTTATCCAGGATAATGTCTTCGATTTTCATGGAACCTCCTTTTCATTGTAGAGACAGGTTTCAAACCTGTCTCTACTGTTGCGGTATACTTTCTCTGTAAATATATCTATTTAGCGTGCCAGGGAAGGCTTTTAGGTTTTACCTTCAGCCTTCAGCCGAAACCCCTTCCCTGGGCGCCATAGCCTCCGGC
It encodes:
- the purM gene encoding phosphoribosylformylglycinamidine cyclo-ligase; translated protein: MEYRVNIDLANTTKAELASVIDGKDDRILNRVGAFSSLFLLDVKKYREPVLVLKTEEPGSKQVLAFQHDRIEAVCYDMINHLINDCIVMGAEPLAVQDLVICGKLEKPVVTRVVSAIAAACQAQGCVLTGGETTEQPDIVPEKTYILGSSIVGIVERDKIIDGSKIKPGDVVIALRSSGPHTNGYTLIRDLLVKNPALAKEPIGSTTFIDAVLEPHKCYYNSVKGLFDNHLLGMAHITGGGIRENLNRILPKNVDASIDLEKYEVPEVFKVIQKASNGSLDSMLRTFNMGIGLTLVSRPEMVQPVLDHLYECGEQAYVIGNIIAGSGKVQCHGALFKE
- a CDS encoding NYN domain-containing protein gives rise to the protein MRTAIYVDGFNLYYRALKGTPYKWLDIKLLVSNLLQPQNKIIGLLSPVIEGHPSNELQKYAHFVKRIRKGVLEACFL